In a single window of the Elaeis guineensis isolate ETL-2024a chromosome 8, EG11, whole genome shotgun sequence genome:
- the LOC105050448 gene encoding ethanolamine-phosphate cytidylyltransferase isoform X2 encodes MHFTEILRFSYPNFHLAPELDLKTMGSVEFETNRWIWDGACYPQLFGLGGIMITIAILWLSTGYLGGIGLPYFPFVWLDLRFFYKKKSRKRPVRVYMDGCFDLMHYGHANALRQAKSLGDELVVGVVSDEEIVANKGPPVLSMEESGLKWVDEVIANAPYAITEEFMNTLFNKYNIDYIIHGDDPCLLPDGTDAYGPAKKAGRYKQIKRTEGVSSTDIVGRILSSLSDMEVNKNHSKAFQSETGGSTRTQRSHFLPTSRRIVQFSNAKGPGPDACVVYIDGAFDLFHAGHVEILRCARQLGDFLLVGVYSDQTVSERRGCHPIMHLHERSLSVLACRYVDEVIIGAPWEVTRDMITTFNISLVVHGTVAEGSCSDEVDPYVTPRSMGIFKTIASPNNITWTSVARRIVDNHEVYKKRNVKKSESENKYYAEKKFVPED; translated from the exons aTGCATTTCACTGAAATTCTCCGTTTCTCG TATCCAAATTTTCACTTGGCACCAGAATTGGATCTCAAAACAATGGGCTCTGTGGAATTTGAGACCAATCGTTGGATCTGGGATGGGGCGTGCTATCCCCAGTTATTTGGGCTTGGAGGAATTATGATCACCATTGCCATTCTCTGGCTATCGACGGGCTATTTAGGAGGGATTGGACTCCCATACTTCCCATTCGTTTGGCTGGATTTAAGGTTCTTTTATAAGAAGAAGAGTAGGAAGAGACCAGTGAGGGTCTACATGGACGGATGCTTCGATCTCATGCATTACGGCCACGCAAATGCATTGCGGCAGGCCAAGTCTCTTGGGGATGAATTGGTGGTGGGCGTTGTCAGTGATGAAGAGATTGTGGCAAACAAGGGCCCTCCTGTGCTGTCCATGGAAGAGAG TGGGCTCAAGTGGGTGGATGAGGTCATTGCAAACGCTCCTTATGCAATCACTGAAGAATTCATGAACACTCTTTTCAATAAATACAATATTGACTACATTATACATGGAGATGATCCTTGTTTGCTACCTGATGGAACTGATGCTTATGGACCAGCTAAGAAGGCAGGGCGGTATAAGCAAATCAAGCGCACAGAAGGTGTCTCAAGCACTGATATTGTTG GAAGAATATTATCATCATTGAGTGATATGGAAGTGAATAAGAATCATAGTAAGGCATTTCAGTCTGAAACTGGTGGCTCCACTAGAACTCAGCGATCTCATTTTCTGCCTACATCTCGTCGGATCGTGCAGTTCTCCAATGCGAAG GGACCTGGACCAGATGCTTGTGTGGTGTATATAGATGGTGCTTTTGATCTTTTCCATGCTGGTCATGTTGAG ATCCTAAGATGTGCGAGACAACTTGGAGATTTTCTACTCGTAGGTGTCTACAGTGACCAAACTGTGAG TGAAAGGAGAGGATGTCATCCTATCATGCACCTCCATGAACGTAGCCTTAGTGTACTTGCATGCCGATATGTTGATGAAGTCATTATTGGTGCTCCTTGGGAAGTTACCAGAGATATG ATCACTACCTTCAATATATCATTGGTTGTGCACGGGACGGTAGCTGAGGGCAGTTGTAGT GATGAGGTTGACCCATATGTCACACCCAGGAGCATGGGAATTTTCAAGACAATTGCAAGCCCTAACAATATCACTTGGACATCAGTAGCCAGGAGAATTGTTGATAATCATGAAGTTTACAAG
- the LOC105050448 gene encoding ethanolamine-phosphate cytidylyltransferase isoform X4, with protein MHFTEILRFSYPNFHLAPELDLKTMGSVEFETNRWIWDGACYPQLFGLGGIMITIAILWLSTGYLGGIGLPYFPFVWLDLRFFYKKKSRKRPVRVYMDGCFDLMHYGHANALRQAKSLGDELVVGVVSDEEIVANKGPPVLSMEERLILVSGLKWVDEVIANAPYAITEEFMNTLFNKYNIDYIIHGDDPCLLPDGTDAYGPAKKAGRYKQIKRTEGVSSTDIVGRILSSLSDMEVNKNHSKAFQSETGGSTRTQRSHFLPTSRRIVQFSNAKILRCARQLGDFLLVGVYSDQTVSERRGCHPIMHLHERSLSVLACRYVDEVIIGAPWEVTRDMITTFNISLVVHGTVAEGSCSDEVDPYVTPRSMGIFKTIASPNNITWTSVARRIVDNHEVYKKRNVKKSESENKYYAEKKFVPED; from the exons aTGCATTTCACTGAAATTCTCCGTTTCTCG TATCCAAATTTTCACTTGGCACCAGAATTGGATCTCAAAACAATGGGCTCTGTGGAATTTGAGACCAATCGTTGGATCTGGGATGGGGCGTGCTATCCCCAGTTATTTGGGCTTGGAGGAATTATGATCACCATTGCCATTCTCTGGCTATCGACGGGCTATTTAGGAGGGATTGGACTCCCATACTTCCCATTCGTTTGGCTGGATTTAAGGTTCTTTTATAAGAAGAAGAGTAGGAAGAGACCAGTGAGGGTCTACATGGACGGATGCTTCGATCTCATGCATTACGGCCACGCAAATGCATTGCGGCAGGCCAAGTCTCTTGGGGATGAATTGGTGGTGGGCGTTGTCAGTGATGAAGAGATTGTGGCAAACAAGGGCCCTCCTGTGCTGTCCATGGAAGAGAG GTTAATTCTTGTCAGTGGGCTCAAGTGGGTGGATGAGGTCATTGCAAACGCTCCTTATGCAATCACTGAAGAATTCATGAACACTCTTTTCAATAAATACAATATTGACTACATTATACATGGAGATGATCCTTGTTTGCTACCTGATGGAACTGATGCTTATGGACCAGCTAAGAAGGCAGGGCGGTATAAGCAAATCAAGCGCACAGAAGGTGTCTCAAGCACTGATATTGTTG GAAGAATATTATCATCATTGAGTGATATGGAAGTGAATAAGAATCATAGTAAGGCATTTCAGTCTGAAACTGGTGGCTCCACTAGAACTCAGCGATCTCATTTTCTGCCTACATCTCGTCGGATCGTGCAGTTCTCCAATGCGAAG ATCCTAAGATGTGCGAGACAACTTGGAGATTTTCTACTCGTAGGTGTCTACAGTGACCAAACTGTGAG TGAAAGGAGAGGATGTCATCCTATCATGCACCTCCATGAACGTAGCCTTAGTGTACTTGCATGCCGATATGTTGATGAAGTCATTATTGGTGCTCCTTGGGAAGTTACCAGAGATATG ATCACTACCTTCAATATATCATTGGTTGTGCACGGGACGGTAGCTGAGGGCAGTTGTAGT GATGAGGTTGACCCATATGTCACACCCAGGAGCATGGGAATTTTCAAGACAATTGCAAGCCCTAACAATATCACTTGGACATCAGTAGCCAGGAGAATTGTTGATAATCATGAAGTTTACAAG
- the LOC105050448 gene encoding ethanolamine-phosphate cytidylyltransferase isoform X1 → MHFTEILRFSYPNFHLAPELDLKTMGSVEFETNRWIWDGACYPQLFGLGGIMITIAILWLSTGYLGGIGLPYFPFVWLDLRFFYKKKSRKRPVRVYMDGCFDLMHYGHANALRQAKSLGDELVVGVVSDEEIVANKGPPVLSMEERLILVSGLKWVDEVIANAPYAITEEFMNTLFNKYNIDYIIHGDDPCLLPDGTDAYGPAKKAGRYKQIKRTEGVSSTDIVGRILSSLSDMEVNKNHSKAFQSETGGSTRTQRSHFLPTSRRIVQFSNAKGPGPDACVVYIDGAFDLFHAGHVEILRCARQLGDFLLVGVYSDQTVSERRGCHPIMHLHERSLSVLACRYVDEVIIGAPWEVTRDMITTFNISLVVHGTVAEGSCSDEVDPYVTPRSMGIFKTIASPNNITWTSVARRIVDNHEVYKKRNVKKSESENKYYAEKKFVPED, encoded by the exons aTGCATTTCACTGAAATTCTCCGTTTCTCG TATCCAAATTTTCACTTGGCACCAGAATTGGATCTCAAAACAATGGGCTCTGTGGAATTTGAGACCAATCGTTGGATCTGGGATGGGGCGTGCTATCCCCAGTTATTTGGGCTTGGAGGAATTATGATCACCATTGCCATTCTCTGGCTATCGACGGGCTATTTAGGAGGGATTGGACTCCCATACTTCCCATTCGTTTGGCTGGATTTAAGGTTCTTTTATAAGAAGAAGAGTAGGAAGAGACCAGTGAGGGTCTACATGGACGGATGCTTCGATCTCATGCATTACGGCCACGCAAATGCATTGCGGCAGGCCAAGTCTCTTGGGGATGAATTGGTGGTGGGCGTTGTCAGTGATGAAGAGATTGTGGCAAACAAGGGCCCTCCTGTGCTGTCCATGGAAGAGAG GTTAATTCTTGTCAGTGGGCTCAAGTGGGTGGATGAGGTCATTGCAAACGCTCCTTATGCAATCACTGAAGAATTCATGAACACTCTTTTCAATAAATACAATATTGACTACATTATACATGGAGATGATCCTTGTTTGCTACCTGATGGAACTGATGCTTATGGACCAGCTAAGAAGGCAGGGCGGTATAAGCAAATCAAGCGCACAGAAGGTGTCTCAAGCACTGATATTGTTG GAAGAATATTATCATCATTGAGTGATATGGAAGTGAATAAGAATCATAGTAAGGCATTTCAGTCTGAAACTGGTGGCTCCACTAGAACTCAGCGATCTCATTTTCTGCCTACATCTCGTCGGATCGTGCAGTTCTCCAATGCGAAG GGACCTGGACCAGATGCTTGTGTGGTGTATATAGATGGTGCTTTTGATCTTTTCCATGCTGGTCATGTTGAG ATCCTAAGATGTGCGAGACAACTTGGAGATTTTCTACTCGTAGGTGTCTACAGTGACCAAACTGTGAG TGAAAGGAGAGGATGTCATCCTATCATGCACCTCCATGAACGTAGCCTTAGTGTACTTGCATGCCGATATGTTGATGAAGTCATTATTGGTGCTCCTTGGGAAGTTACCAGAGATATG ATCACTACCTTCAATATATCATTGGTTGTGCACGGGACGGTAGCTGAGGGCAGTTGTAGT GATGAGGTTGACCCATATGTCACACCCAGGAGCATGGGAATTTTCAAGACAATTGCAAGCCCTAACAATATCACTTGGACATCAGTAGCCAGGAGAATTGTTGATAATCATGAAGTTTACAAG
- the LOC105050448 gene encoding ethanolamine-phosphate cytidylyltransferase isoform X3 — MGSVEFETNRWIWDGACYPQLFGLGGIMITIAILWLSTGYLGGIGLPYFPFVWLDLRFFYKKKSRKRPVRVYMDGCFDLMHYGHANALRQAKSLGDELVVGVVSDEEIVANKGPPVLSMEERLILVSGLKWVDEVIANAPYAITEEFMNTLFNKYNIDYIIHGDDPCLLPDGTDAYGPAKKAGRYKQIKRTEGVSSTDIVGRILSSLSDMEVNKNHSKAFQSETGGSTRTQRSHFLPTSRRIVQFSNAKGPGPDACVVYIDGAFDLFHAGHVEILRCARQLGDFLLVGVYSDQTVSERRGCHPIMHLHERSLSVLACRYVDEVIIGAPWEVTRDMITTFNISLVVHGTVAEGSCSDEVDPYVTPRSMGIFKTIASPNNITWTSVARRIVDNHEVYKKRNVKKSESENKYYAEKKFVPED, encoded by the exons ATGGGCTCTGTGGAATTTGAGACCAATCGTTGGATCTGGGATGGGGCGTGCTATCCCCAGTTATTTGGGCTTGGAGGAATTATGATCACCATTGCCATTCTCTGGCTATCGACGGGCTATTTAGGAGGGATTGGACTCCCATACTTCCCATTCGTTTGGCTGGATTTAAGGTTCTTTTATAAGAAGAAGAGTAGGAAGAGACCAGTGAGGGTCTACATGGACGGATGCTTCGATCTCATGCATTACGGCCACGCAAATGCATTGCGGCAGGCCAAGTCTCTTGGGGATGAATTGGTGGTGGGCGTTGTCAGTGATGAAGAGATTGTGGCAAACAAGGGCCCTCCTGTGCTGTCCATGGAAGAGAG GTTAATTCTTGTCAGTGGGCTCAAGTGGGTGGATGAGGTCATTGCAAACGCTCCTTATGCAATCACTGAAGAATTCATGAACACTCTTTTCAATAAATACAATATTGACTACATTATACATGGAGATGATCCTTGTTTGCTACCTGATGGAACTGATGCTTATGGACCAGCTAAGAAGGCAGGGCGGTATAAGCAAATCAAGCGCACAGAAGGTGTCTCAAGCACTGATATTGTTG GAAGAATATTATCATCATTGAGTGATATGGAAGTGAATAAGAATCATAGTAAGGCATTTCAGTCTGAAACTGGTGGCTCCACTAGAACTCAGCGATCTCATTTTCTGCCTACATCTCGTCGGATCGTGCAGTTCTCCAATGCGAAG GGACCTGGACCAGATGCTTGTGTGGTGTATATAGATGGTGCTTTTGATCTTTTCCATGCTGGTCATGTTGAG ATCCTAAGATGTGCGAGACAACTTGGAGATTTTCTACTCGTAGGTGTCTACAGTGACCAAACTGTGAG TGAAAGGAGAGGATGTCATCCTATCATGCACCTCCATGAACGTAGCCTTAGTGTACTTGCATGCCGATATGTTGATGAAGTCATTATTGGTGCTCCTTGGGAAGTTACCAGAGATATG ATCACTACCTTCAATATATCATTGGTTGTGCACGGGACGGTAGCTGAGGGCAGTTGTAGT GATGAGGTTGACCCATATGTCACACCCAGGAGCATGGGAATTTTCAAGACAATTGCAAGCCCTAACAATATCACTTGGACATCAGTAGCCAGGAGAATTGTTGATAATCATGAAGTTTACAAG